From Candidatus Amoebophilus asiaticus 5a2, the proteins below share one genomic window:
- a CDS encoding ankyrin repeat domain-containing protein — protein sequence MKNNYTLAQQLIARILLIGLCLQSCGGGFDNKPLITTNIQRLIGQVLTAEGGHAVSFYEEGGDLKADVEMNAYKGFSKTYEGVEVTLEQGVELAKLPCLDTKAQERRIRLQLAQDNQPAKIVVYKGAGLMGGGNPDSDGQKEGSEEEEEEDQSDVQTQVDNIQQLTTAASLHTATEQRDINKIKELVNAGVNINLKDNNSWTPLHKAAQKGHIDVAAFLISLGADVNARDNNGITPLYVAALLGHLELIRYLIAFGANVNAKNINGNTPLYMAALKGNLALVRYLIEQGADINDKDNNGSTPLYIAILKGHIEVAKQLVILGADVQDNLFGAAKKGNLEVSKQLIQLGAHINAKDNSGYIPLHKAALNGHLEVAKLLIESGADVNAKNIHGDTPLHWAAEEGHLEVAKLLIESGADVNAKGNNGITPLYVAAEEEHLEVAKLLIESGADVNAKGNNGITPLYVAAEEEHLEVAKLLIESGAGQGDAETQYNIGRMYRNGRGTAQDDAKAVEWFQKAADQGNASAQYNLGRMYRDGRGVAQDDKKAVEWYQKAADQGNASAQANLGWMYKNGLGVAQDDAKAVEWYQKAADQGDTIAQNNLGNRYRDGRGVAQDDKKAVEWYQKAAEQGQVDAQNSLGVMYDDGEGLEKDDKKAFEWYQKAAEQGHVTAQYNLGVRYGNGRGVAKDERKAAEWFQKAAGQGNASAQYNLGRMYDDGEGLEKDHAKAVVWYTKAAEQGHINAQYNLGISYEDGEGVEKDDNKAREWYQKAADQGDTDAQYKLGIIYRNGRDVAQDDRKAVEWFQKAAEQGLASAQYSLGFMYYNGYGVVQDDAKAAEWFQKAAGQGNASAQYNLGRMYREGRGVAQDDKKAVEWYGKAAEQGQVDAQNSLGAMYYNGHGVAQDDRKAVEWFQKAAEKGNVLAQNSLGCMYKNGWGVAQDDKKAVEWYGKAAEQGQVDAQNSLGCMYKNGWGVAQDDRKAVEWFQKAAEKGNVLAQNSLGCMYKNGWGVAQDDRKAVEWFQKAAEKGNASAQYSLGCMYREGRGIAQDDRKAVEWYQKAAEKGDVLAQNNLGWMYENGRGVVQDGAKAVEWYQKAAEQGNVLAQNSLGCMYREGRGVAQDGKKAVEWFQKAAEQGNVLAQNSLGWMYREGRGVAQDDRKAVEWHQKAAEQGHASAQNSLGFMYREGRGVVQDDAKAVEWYQKAADQGNASAQNSLGFMYREGRGVVQDDKKAVEWYQKAAEQGNASAQYSLGFMYREGRSVVQDDRKAVEWYQKAAEQGHASAQNSLGWMYENGRGVAQDDIKAVEWYQKAAEQGNIDAQNNLGFMYYRDGRCRGVALVDRKAVEWFEKAAEQGNASAQYSLGWMYYNGYGVAQDYAKALEWFQKAAEQGQVDAQKILDKLKNLN from the coding sequence ATGAAAAACAATTATACTCTTGCACAGCAACTTATAGCTCGTATTCTACTTATAGGTTTATGTTTACAAAGCTGTGGTGGAGGATTCGACAATAAACCACTTATTACAACCAATATCCAGCGTTTGATAGGTCAAGTATTGACAGCAGAAGGTGGCCATGCTGTTAGTTTTTATGAAGAAGGTGGTGATTTAAAGGCAGATGTGGAGATGAATGCTTATAAAGGATTTAGTAAAACTTATGAAGGGGTAGAAGTAACCCTTGAACAAGGAGTAGAGCTCGCTAAATTACCTTGCTTAGATACAAAAGCACAAGAGCGCCGTATCCGCCTTCAACTAGCTCAAGACAACCAGCCAGCTAAAATAGTTGTTTACAAAGGAGCAGGCTTGATGGGTGGTGGCAACCCTGATTCTGATGGACAGAAAGAAGGAAGCGAGGAAGAGGAAGAAGAGGACCAATCAGATGTACAAACCCAAGTAGATAACATACAACAATTAACCACTGCTGCTTCCTTACATACAGCTACTGAACAGAGGGATATAAATAAGATTAAAGAGTTGGTAAATGCAGGTGTTAATATAAACCTTAAGGATAACAATAGTTGGACGCCCTTACATAAGGCTGCTCAGAAAGGTCATATAGATGTAGCAGCGTTCTTAATAAGTTTAGGAGCAGATGTCAATGCTAGAGACAATAATGGAATAACCCCTTTGTATGTGGCTGCTCTGCTAGGCCACTTAGAGTTAATTAGGTATTTGATAGCTTTTGGTGCTAATGTAAATGCTAAGAATATAAATGGGAACACACCTTTGTATATGGCTGCTTTAAAAGGCAACCTAGCCCTAGTTAGGTATTTAATAGAGCAAGGGGCGGATATAAATGATAAGGACAATAATGGTTCTACTCCACTCTATATAGCTATTCTCAAAGGACATATAGAAGTAGCCAAACAATTAGTGATATTAGGCGCTGATGTGCAGGATAATTTATTTGGAGCTGCCAAGAAAGGAAATTTAGAAGTTTCTAAGCAATTAATCCAACTAGGGGCCCATATTAATGCTAAGGATAATAGCGGCTATATCCCTTTACATAAAGCTGCTTTAAATGGGCACCTAGAAGTAGCTAAACTGTTAATAGAATCAGGGGCTGATGTCAATGCTAAAAATATTCATGGTGATACGCCTTTGCATTGGGCTGCTGAGGAGGGGCACCTAGAAGTAGCTAAACTGTTAATAGAATCAGGAGCTGATGTCAATGCTAAAGGCAATAATGGAATAACCCCTTTGTATGTGGCTGCTGAGGAGGAACACCTAGAAGTAGCTAAACTGTTAATAGAATCAGGAGCTGATGTCAATGCTAAAGGCAATAATGGAATAACCCCTTTGTATGTGGCTGCTGAGGAGGAACACCTAGAAGTAGCTAAACTGTTAATAGAATCAGGGGCTGGCCAGGGAGATGCAGAGACACAATATAACATAGGCAGAATGTATAGAAATGGACGTGGCACAGCTCAAGATGACGCGAAAGCAGTAGAATGGTTTCAAAAAGCAGCTGACCAAGGAAATGCAAGTGCACAATATAATCTAGGACGGATGTATAGAGATGGACGAGGCGTAGCCCAAGATGATAAAAAAGCTGTAGAATGGTATCAAAAAGCAGCTGATCAAGGAAATGCAAGTGCACAAGCTAATCTAGGATGGATGTATAAAAATGGACTTGGGGTAGCACAAGATGACGCGAAAGCTGTAGAATGGTATCAAAAAGCGGCTGATCAAGGAGATACTATTGCACAAAACAATCTAGGTAATAGGTATAGAGATGGACGAGGTGTAGCCCAAGATGATAAAAAGGCAGTAGAATGGTATCAAAAAGCGGCTGAGCAAGGACAGGTGGATGCACAAAATAGTCTAGGAGTGATGTATGATGATGGAGAAGGATTAGAGAAGGATGATAAAAAAGCATTTGAATGGTACCAAAAAGCGGCTGAGCAAGGACATGTAACAGCACAATATAATTTAGGAGTGAGATATGGAAATGGACGAGGAGTAGCTAAAGATGAAAGGAAAGCAGCAGAATGGTTTCAAAAAGCTGCTGGGCAAGGAAATGCAAGTGCACAATATAATCTAGGACGGATGTATGATGATGGAGAAGGATTAGAGAAGGATCATGCTAAAGCAGTGGTATGGTACACTAAGGCAGCTGAGCAAGGACATATAAATGCACAATATAATTTAGGTATAAGCTATGAGGATGGCGAAGGAGTTGAAAAGGATGATAATAAAGCAAGAGAATGGTATCAAAAGGCTGCTGATCAAGGAGATACTGATGCACAATATAAGCTAGGTATAATATATAGAAATGGACGAGACGTAGCTCAAGATGACCGAAAAGCAGTAGAATGGTTCCAAAAAGCCGCTGAGCAAGGCCTTGCAAGTGCACAATATAGTCTAGGATTTATGTATTATAATGGGTATGGTGTAGTTCAAGATGACGCGAAAGCAGCAGAATGGTTTCAAAAAGCTGCTGGGCAAGGAAATGCAAGTGCACAATATAATCTAGGACGGATGTATAGAGAGGGACGAGGCGTAGCCCAAGATGATAAAAAAGCTGTAGAATGGTACGGAAAAGCTGCTGAGCAAGGACAGGTGGATGCACAAAATAGTCTAGGTGCAATGTATTACAATGGACATGGCGTAGCCCAAGATGATCGGAAAGCAGTAGAATGGTTCCAAAAAGCTGCTGAGAAAGGAAATGTATTAGCACAAAATAGTCTAGGATGTATGTATAAAAATGGATGGGGAGTAGCCCAAGATGATAAAAAAGCTGTAGAATGGTACGGAAAAGCTGCTGAGCAAGGACAGGTGGATGCACAAAATAGTCTAGGATGTATGTATAAAAATGGATGGGGAGTAGCACAAGATGATCGAAAAGCAGTAGAATGGTTCCAAAAAGCTGCTGAGAAAGGAAATGTATTAGCACAAAATAGTCTAGGATGTATGTATAAAAATGGATGGGGAGTAGCACAAGATGATCGAAAAGCAGTAGAATGGTTCCAAAAAGCTGCTGAGAAAGGAAATGCAAGTGCACAATATAGTCTAGGATGTATGTATAGAGAAGGGCGTGGCATAGCCCAAGATGATCGGAAAGCTGTAGAATGGTATCAAAAAGCTGCTGAGAAAGGAGATGTATTAGCACAAAATAATCTAGGATGGATGTATGAAAATGGGCGTGGCGTAGTCCAAGATGGCGCGAAAGCTGTAGAATGGTATCAAAAAGCGGCTGAGCAAGGAAATGTATTAGCACAAAATAGTCTAGGATGTATGTATAGAGAGGGGCGTGGCGTAGCCCAAGATGGTAAAAAAGCAGTAGAATGGTTTCAAAAAGCTGCTGAGCAAGGAAATGTATTAGCACAAAATAGTCTAGGATGGATGTATAGAGAGGGACGAGGCGTAGCCCAAGATGATCGAAAAGCAGTAGAATGGCATCAAAAAGCCGCTGAGCAAGGACATGCAAGTGCACAAAATAGTCTAGGATTTATGTATAGAGAGGGGCGAGGCGTAGTCCAAGATGACGCGAAAGCTGTAGAATGGTATCAAAAAGCTGCTGATCAAGGAAATGCAAGTGCACAAAATAGTCTAGGATTTATGTATAGAGAGGGGCGAGGCGTAGTCCAAGATGATAAAAAAGCTGTAGAATGGTACCAAAAAGCTGCTGAGCAAGGAAATGCAAGTGCACAATATAGTCTAGGATTTATGTATAGAGAGGGGCGAAGCGTAGTCCAAGATGATCGAAAAGCAGTAGAATGGTATCAAAAAGCTGCTGAGCAAGGACATGCAAGTGCACAAAATAGTCTAGGATGGATGTATGAAAATGGGCGAGGCGTAGCCCAAGATGATATAAAAGCAGTAGAATGGTATCAAAAAGCTGCTGAGCAAGGAAATATAGATGCACAAAACAATCTAGGATTTATGTATTATAGGGATGGACGATGCCGAGGCGTAGCCCTAGTTGATAGAAAAGCAGTAGAATGGTTCGAAAAAGCTGCTGAGCAAGGAAATGCAAGTGCACAATATAGTCTAGGATGGATGTATTATAATGGGTATGGCGTAGCCCAAGACTATGCTAAAGCTTTAGAATGGTTCCAAAAAGCTGCTGAGCAAGGACAAGTGGATGCACAAAAGATTCTAGATAAGTTGAAGAATTTAAATTAA
- a CDS encoding U-box domain-containing protein yields the protein MEEGEEEAAEDKLSDENIPDECFCPITQEIMEDPVIAQDSHSYERSAIQRWFDVGKRVSPMTGKRLLSTELIANYTMRSLIQDIKAQVPVLTRHKLDIRNIEAAIKLREEEIEEKLIQKGHLVEKESQERLSLEEKLQQKEIELQQHKRKLEEKTAQLHIMEKRIGLLKEQVNSFIERDKQMRTTMQECILQMQQYMVQPGPPVSSSSSSVSAFQQKVKEGVLEGNHNNKAEQDYPAVSEQKLRYFLDSKRLKGKVLDEQEAIKHCKEGATIGHMYAQYVLGNKYRSGRQGLKRNYAKAKRWYEKAAEQGYAEAQYKLGAMYDNGEGVTIDFIEAKKCYEKAACQGVAVAQARLASLYYYGRGVQLNRAEAERLCLQIREKIAIDAQKGDADCQLSLGWMYYHGCGIRRNYSRAMAWYLKSANQGCAAAQNNLGVMYAYDWFGAIKKDYTKAREWYQKAAEQGYAHAQSNLGGLYYSGQGVEKDDRKACEWYQKAAEQGYAHAQYSLGIMYRNGFGVGKDNIKAIEWFRKAAEKGYEDAQIILNSVVIHFSS from the coding sequence ATGGAAGAAGGAGAAGAGGAAGCAGCAGAAGATAAGCTATCAGATGAGAATATACCCGACGAATGTTTTTGCCCCATCACCCAGGAGATTATGGAAGATCCGGTCATTGCTCAGGATAGCCATAGCTATGAACGATCAGCCATACAACGCTGGTTTGATGTGGGAAAGCGGGTCAGCCCTATGACTGGAAAGAGGCTGCTTAGTACCGAGCTCATAGCTAATTATACCATGCGTAGTTTAATTCAGGATATAAAAGCACAGGTACCTGTTTTAACCAGACATAAGCTGGATATACGTAATATTGAAGCAGCTATTAAACTCAGAGAAGAAGAGATAGAAGAAAAATTGATACAAAAGGGGCATTTAGTAGAAAAAGAAAGCCAGGAACGGTTAAGCTTAGAAGAAAAGCTACAACAAAAAGAGATAGAGTTGCAACAACATAAAAGAAAATTGGAAGAAAAAACAGCTCAGCTTCATATTATGGAAAAACGAATTGGGCTATTAAAAGAGCAAGTTAACTCTTTTATAGAAAGAGATAAACAGATGCGTACAACGATGCAAGAGTGTATACTACAAATGCAGCAGTACATGGTGCAGCCTGGTCCACCTGTTAGTAGTTCAAGCAGCAGTGTTTCTGCCTTTCAACAAAAAGTAAAAGAAGGAGTTCTAGAAGGCAATCATAATAATAAGGCAGAACAAGATTATCCAGCAGTTTCTGAACAAAAACTTCGATATTTTTTAGACAGTAAGAGGTTGAAGGGAAAGGTTCTAGATGAGCAAGAAGCTATAAAACATTGTAAAGAAGGAGCTACTATTGGGCATATGTATGCACAATATGTGCTAGGTAATAAGTATAGGAGCGGGCGACAGGGATTAAAAAGAAATTATGCTAAAGCTAAAAGATGGTATGAAAAAGCAGCTGAACAAGGATATGCAGAGGCACAATATAAGCTAGGAGCTATGTATGATAATGGAGAAGGGGTAACAATAGACTTTATTGAAGCTAAAAAGTGTTATGAAAAAGCAGCTTGCCAAGGTGTGGCGGTTGCTCAAGCTAGGCTAGCAAGCTTATACTATTATGGACGAGGGGTTCAATTAAATAGGGCTGAAGCAGAAAGACTATGCTTACAAATAAGAGAGAAAATAGCCATAGATGCTCAAAAAGGTGATGCAGATTGCCAGCTTAGTTTGGGTTGGATGTATTATCATGGTTGTGGTATAAGGAGGAATTACTCAAGAGCTATGGCATGGTATCTGAAATCTGCTAACCAAGGATGTGCAGCTGCCCAGAATAATTTAGGCGTTATGTATGCGTATGATTGGTTCGGAGCGATAAAAAAAGACTATACAAAAGCTAGGGAATGGTATCAGAAAGCAGCTGAACAAGGATATGCACATGCACAATCTAACCTGGGGGGGCTATATTATTCTGGGCAAGGGGTAGAGAAAGATGATAGAAAAGCATGTGAATGGTATCAGAAAGCAGCTGAACAAGGATATGCACATGCACAATATAGCTTAGGCATAATGTATAGGAATGGATTTGGGGTAGGAAAGGATAATATAAAAGCTATAGAATGGTTTCGAAAAGCCGCTGAAAAGGGCTATGAGGATGCACAAATAATACTTAATTCGGTAGTAATCCATTTTTCATCATAA
- a CDS encoding ankyrin repeat domain-containing protein, whose translation MKINYSVAQQFIARLILIGLCLQSCGGGFDNNPLIPTGEEQVASIQTTTQAILPRADIQPMVDKQLTAQGGHVVNFYMEAGDLRANVVMNVPEGFSKTYEGVEVLLEQGAELSDLPRLGQQAQQRRIHLQPAHVGKPAKIVIYKGAGLMGGGNPDSDEQKEGSEEEEEEAQSDVQIQVSNTQQLTSVASLHAATEEGDIKRIRGLIQAGIDVNTKNNNNWTPLHIAAQRGHLEAANNLLAAGANINTTDNNGLTPLYLAALLGHLELVKLLIEHRADVNIANTKGCTPLYMAAMKGNLEVVKTLAFSGGANINIQNNEGFTPSYIAVQRGHLEVVKYLVGAGTDVNIRDNNALTPLYISVLKGHIDIAKQLVALGADVQDPLYGAVKKGNLEVVKQLIQLGAYINAKDDNGYTSLHVAVKKGHVEVVKLLLENGGNLHCKDSAGSSLLHIAVRKDHIELVKFLLVQGVSPKF comes from the coding sequence ATGAAAATCAATTATAGCGTCGCACAGCAATTCATAGCACGTCTTATACTTATAGGTTTATGCTTACAAAGCTGTGGTGGAGGATTCGACAATAATCCACTTATTCCTACCGGGGAAGAGCAAGTAGCGTCTATACAAACTACTACACAAGCAATCCTTCCTCGAGCAGACATCCAGCCTATGGTAGATAAACAATTGACAGCACAAGGGGGGCATGTAGTTAATTTTTATATGGAAGCAGGTGATTTGCGAGCTAATGTAGTAATGAACGTACCTGAAGGATTTAGTAAAACCTATGAGGGAGTGGAAGTATTATTAGAGCAGGGAGCAGAGTTATCGGACCTACCTCGATTAGGCCAGCAAGCACAACAACGACGTATTCATCTTCAACCAGCACATGTAGGAAAGCCAGCTAAAATAGTTATTTACAAAGGAGCAGGGTTAATGGGGGGTGGCAACCCAGATTCTGATGAACAGAAAGAAGGAAGCGAAGAAGAGGAAGAAGAGGCCCAATCAGATGTACAAATTCAAGTAAGTAACACACAACAACTAACCAGTGTTGCCTCCTTACATGCAGCTACTGAAGAGGGAGATATAAAGAGAATTAGGGGCTTAATACAAGCAGGCATAGATGTAAATACTAAAAACAATAATAATTGGACACCTTTACATATAGCTGCTCAGCGGGGCCATCTAGAAGCAGCCAACAACTTATTAGCGGCAGGTGCAAATATCAATACTACGGACAATAATGGATTAACACCGCTATACTTGGCTGCTTTACTAGGTCATTTAGAGCTGGTAAAGCTGCTTATAGAACACAGAGCAGATGTAAATATTGCTAATACAAAGGGTTGCACTCCTTTGTATATGGCAGCTATGAAAGGAAATTTAGAAGTAGTTAAAACTTTAGCCTTCTCAGGAGGGGCCAATATAAATATACAGAACAATGAGGGTTTTACTCCTTCTTATATAGCTGTACAAAGAGGGCACTTAGAAGTAGTTAAGTATTTAGTAGGTGCAGGCACTGATGTGAATATTCGCGATAATAACGCTCTTACTCCGTTATACATCTCTGTTTTAAAAGGGCATATAGACATTGCCAAACAATTAGTGGCATTAGGCGCTGATGTACAGGATCCTTTATATGGAGCTGTCAAGAAAGGAAACTTAGAAGTAGTTAAGCAATTAATCCAACTAGGGGCCTATATTAATGCTAAAGATGATAATGGTTATACGTCTTTGCATGTGGCTGTTAAAAAAGGCCATGTGGAAGTAGTTAAGTTATTACTAGAAAACGGAGGGAATTTACACTGTAAAGATAGTGCCGGCTCTTCATTACTTCATATAGCTGTTAGGAAAGATCATATAGAATTGGTAAAGTTTTTATTAGTGCAAGGAGTTTCTCCAAAATTTTAA
- a CDS encoding IS982-like element ISCaa5 family transposase, with protein sequence MIEKSIAIYSFIDTLLKYLHHQEDKKRKLSDAEVLTTAIISALYFGGHLDKARSFMHSTKLIPNMLDKSRYNRRLHAIGEEITSLFLGIGTLIKQVATCKDFVLDSFPVPVCDNIRISRCKLLQSEAYRGYKASMRRYFYGIKVQLITTDCGIPVEFSIVAGSQADVKGLHQLPFSMPAGSALYADSAYTNYHLEDMLADDRIKLYSQRKSNAHRKDTPSLAYLKERMRKVIETSISGIKGLFLRKIHAVTFQGFLIKILLFLLAFQINKAFLI encoded by the coding sequence ATGATTGAAAAATCAATAGCAATATACTCATTTATTGATACTTTACTCAAGTATTTACATCATCAAGAAGATAAAAAAAGGAAGTTGTCGGATGCAGAAGTACTCACAACAGCTATCATCTCAGCCTTATACTTTGGCGGACATCTTGACAAAGCTCGATCGTTTATGCATTCCACTAAGCTTATCCCTAACATGCTCGATAAAAGTAGGTACAATCGCCGCTTGCATGCTATAGGAGAAGAGATAACTTCACTCTTTTTAGGAATAGGCACTTTAATCAAGCAAGTAGCCACTTGTAAGGACTTTGTATTAGATTCATTTCCTGTGCCTGTGTGCGATAACATACGTATTAGCAGATGTAAACTATTACAAAGTGAAGCTTACAGAGGCTACAAAGCCTCTATGCGCCGTTACTTTTATGGCATTAAAGTGCAGCTTATTACTACTGATTGTGGTATTCCGGTCGAATTCTCAATAGTAGCTGGCAGCCAAGCGGATGTAAAAGGATTGCACCAACTGCCCTTTTCTATGCCTGCTGGTAGTGCACTTTATGCTGACTCGGCTTATACTAACTACCATCTAGAAGATATGTTGGCTGATGATAGGATTAAGCTTTATTCTCAGCGTAAATCTAATGCTCATCGAAAGGATACACCTTCTCTGGCTTATCTCAAAGAGCGCATGCGAAAAGTGATAGAGACCAGCATTAGTGGCATTAAAGGCCTTTTCTTAAGGAAGATTCATGCTGTTACCTTCCAAGGCTTTCTGATCAAAATACTCTTGTTCTTGCTAGCTTTTCAAATCAACAAAGCTTTTCTTATCTAG
- a CDS encoding F-box-like domain-containing protein yields MKKHCSLPLLQVACFVLISLLLQNCGGSHNLPIQGEEEPSTSTTIEKEEGQEQGRRKSAKIEIGEEQEQRLIEQVQETSSFDIFPSEICQYIFSYLKFEDILPARAVNSDWSELITGFRQAGIVGVENKPSHIIDTRGWNKKKEINFHCDKLRVIKPETIPSFAFYCLMGSVRNLPQTFWPHLQGTNVHTILLNQNQLGPIDTVKFIKHLQRTSIHTIDLNNNRIGTKGAIELAKNLQGTNVEIVYLKGNQIEDAGVMEFARNLQSTNVHTVYLRGNKITSRTTKLLKEQYPHIKW; encoded by the coding sequence ATGAAAAAACATTGTTCTTTGCCTTTGCTACAGGTGGCATGCTTTGTGCTCATTAGTCTACTCTTACAAAATTGTGGAGGTTCTCACAATTTACCTATCCAAGGAGAAGAGGAACCCTCAACAAGTACAACAATAGAAAAAGAAGAAGGACAAGAGCAAGGGAGAAGGAAAAGTGCAAAAATTGAAATAGGAGAGGAACAGGAACAAAGGTTGATTGAGCAAGTGCAAGAAACAAGTTCTTTTGATATATTCCCCTCAGAAATATGTCAATACATTTTTTCTTATTTAAAGTTCGAAGATATACTACCAGCAAGAGCAGTTAATAGTGATTGGAGTGAACTCATTACAGGCTTTAGGCAAGCAGGTATAGTAGGTGTTGAGAATAAGCCTTCTCATATTATTGATACACGCGGTTGGAACAAAAAAAAGGAAATAAACTTTCATTGTGATAAGTTAAGGGTAATAAAACCCGAGACGATTCCTAGTTTCGCTTTTTATTGCTTAATGGGAAGCGTTAGGAATTTGCCACAAACCTTTTGGCCTCATTTACAAGGTACCAATGTGCATACAATCCTTTTAAATCAAAATCAACTTGGGCCTATAGATACAGTGAAATTTATTAAACATTTACAAAGAACGAGTATACATACAATTGATTTAAACAATAATCGTATAGGAACTAAAGGCGCTATAGAGCTCGCTAAAAACTTACAAGGTACAAACGTGGAAATTGTTTATTTAAAAGGCAACCAAATAGAAGATGCAGGAGTGATGGAGTTTGCCCGTAACTTACAAAGCACAAATGTACATACGGTTTATTTAAGAGGGAATAAAATAACAAGTAGGACAACAAAGTTATTGAAAGAACAATATCCTCATATTAAGTGGTAA
- a CDS encoding F-box-like domain-containing protein, whose amino-acid sequence MQRNYKISHTFIASILIVSLFLQSCGGSSNLPLQGEEDPSATTTIEQEEGQGKRKRARIEGPEQEQRLIEQGQEISYFDIFSSEIRQEIFSYLKLEDILPARAVNKDWNELITGYRQAGIVGVENKPSHINDTRGWVIKKEINFRNSKLRILTPKTIPCFAFYHLMGKVVNLPRTFWPYLQEARVHTVYLSGNKIGDQGVEGFVKNLQGTQVHTVDLSVNEIGDQGVEGLAKHLQGTRVHTVNLSGNYIGDQGAEGFAKHLQGTRVHTVDLSENEIGAQGAVGLAKYLQGTNVHTVDLSANQIGAQGAESFARLLQGTRVHTVDLSRNEIGAQGAVGLAKYLQGTNVHTVDLSNNEIGDQGAEGFSKHLQGTRVHTVDLSYNEIGDQGAEALAKHLQGTRVHTVNLRSNNIGPDVQRLLVEQYPHIKWVF is encoded by the coding sequence ATGCAAAGAAATTATAAAATCAGCCACACATTTATAGCCTCTATTTTAATTGTAAGCTTATTCTTACAAAGCTGTGGCGGGTCATCTAATTTGCCCCTTCAAGGAGAAGAGGATCCATCAGCAACTACAACAATAGAACAAGAAGAAGGACAAGGGAAAAGAAAAAGGGCAAGGATTGAAGGGCCAGAACAGGAACAAAGGTTGATTGAGCAAGGGCAAGAGATAAGTTACTTTGATATATTTTCCTCAGAAATACGGCAAGAGATTTTTTCTTATTTAAAGTTGGAAGATATTTTACCAGCAAGAGCAGTTAATAAAGATTGGAATGAGCTGATCACAGGCTATAGGCAAGCAGGTATAGTGGGGGTGGAGAATAAGCCTTCTCATATTAACGATACACGCGGTTGGGTAATAAAAAAGGAGATAAATTTTAGAAATAGTAAATTAAGGATATTAACTCCCAAAACAATTCCTTGTTTTGCTTTTTATCACTTAATGGGAAAAGTCGTAAATTTACCTAGGACCTTTTGGCCTTATTTGCAAGAGGCCAGGGTTCATACGGTTTATTTAAGTGGAAATAAAATAGGCGATCAAGGAGTAGAAGGATTTGTTAAGAATTTACAAGGAACACAAGTGCATACGGTTGATTTAAGCGTGAATGAAATAGGCGATCAAGGAGTAGAAGGATTGGCTAAGCATTTACAGGGAACAAGGGTCCATACGGTTAATTTAAGCGGGAATTACATAGGCGATCAAGGGGCAGAAGGATTTGCTAAGCATTTACAGGGAACAAGGGTGCATACGGTTGATTTAAGCGAGAATGAAATAGGGGCTCAAGGAGCCGTAGGATTGGCTAAGTATTTACAAGGCACAAACGTTCATACGGTTGATTTAAGTGCGAATCAAATAGGCGCTCAAGGAGCAGAATCATTCGCAAGGCTCTTACAGGGAACAAGGGTGCATACGGTTGATTTAAGCAGGAATGAAATAGGGGCTCAAGGAGCCGTAGGATTGGCTAAGTATTTACAAGGCACAAACGTTCATACGGTTGATTTAAGCAACAATGAAATAGGCGACCAAGGCGCAGAAGGATTTTCCAAGCATTTACAAGGAACTCGCGTGCATACGGTTGATTTAAGCTATAATGAAATAGGCGATCAAGGCGCAGAAGCATTGGCTAAGCATTTACAAGGAACTCGCGTGCATACGGTTAATTTAAGGTCGAATAATATAGGGCCTGATGTACAAAGGCTACTCGTGGAACAATATCCGCATATTAAGTGGGTGTTTTAG
- a CDS encoding ankyrin repeat domain-containing protein: protein MVEFLLAHGASVNAHDEGHITPLQEAVMEGHTEIAKILLKYEADMNEQERHGYSSLQLAAWYNKVEVLNLLTEKGTDLSARTADGNTPLHIAAIEGHTEIIKILFRRQR from the coding sequence ATGGTCGAATTCCTACTAGCGCATGGAGCGAGTGTCAATGCTCACGATGAAGGGCATATCACTCCTTTGCAGGAAGCGGTTATGGAAGGGCATACGGAAATAGCTAAAATACTTTTAAAGTACGAAGCTGATATGAATGAGCAAGAGCGGCATGGATATTCTTCTCTGCAACTAGCTGCTTGGTATAACAAAGTAGAAGTTTTAAATCTGCTTACAGAAAAAGGTACTGATTTAAGTGCAAGGACCGCAGATGGTAACACTCCACTACATATCGCTGCTATAGAGGGGCATACAGAGATTATAAAAATCCTTTTTAGACGCCAGCGATAA